A region from the Variovorax paradoxus genome encodes:
- the rplO gene encoding 50S ribosomal protein L15 — translation MELNGIKPADGAKHAKRRVGRGIGSGIGKTAGRGHKGQKSRAGGFHKVGFEGGQMPLQRRLPKRGFKSHLLKFNAEVTLTALEQLGLAEVDILALKQAGLVGQLAKVVKIIKTGELTKAVKLTGVGATAGAKAAIEAAGGSVA, via the coding sequence ATGGAACTCAATGGCATCAAGCCGGCGGATGGCGCCAAGCACGCCAAGCGCCGTGTCGGCCGCGGTATCGGCTCCGGTATCGGCAAGACCGCAGGTCGCGGTCACAAGGGTCAGAAGTCGCGCGCAGGCGGTTTCCACAAGGTCGGCTTCGAAGGCGGTCAAATGCCGCTGCAGCGTCGCCTGCCCAAGCGTGGCTTCAAGTCGCACCTGCTGAAGTTCAACGCCGAAGTCACGCTGACTGCACTCGAGCAGCTTGGCCTGGCTGAAGTCGACATCCTGGCGCTCAAGCAAGCCGGCCTCGTGGGCCAGCTCGCCAAGGTCGTCAAGATCATCAAGACCGGTGAACTCACCAAGGCCGTCAAGCTGACGGGCGTGGGTGCAACCGCTGGTGCCAAGGCTGCGATCGAAGCAGCCGGCGGCAGCGTCGCCTGA
- the rpmD gene encoding 50S ribosomal protein L30, whose product MTTQQQTLKVQLVKSPIGTKESHRATVRGLGLRKLNSVSELQDTPAVRGMINKISYLVKVL is encoded by the coding sequence ATGACGACGCAACAACAAACCCTCAAGGTGCAATTGGTCAAGAGCCCGATTGGCACCAAGGAATCGCATCGCGCGACCGTGCGTGGCCTCGGCCTGCGCAAGCTCAACAGCGTGAGCGAGCTGCAAGACACCCCGGCGGTGCGCGGCATGATCAACAAGATCAGTTATCTGGTCAAAGTTCTGTAA
- the rpsE gene encoding 30S ribosomal protein S5, which produces MAKIQARTQNEGPEDGLREKMIAINRVTKVVKGGRILGFAALTVVGDGDGRVGMGKGKSKEVPAAVQKAMEEARRNLAKISIKNGTLHHRVTGHWGAASVVMIPAPKGTGIIAGGPMRAVFEVMGITDIVAKSHGSSNPYNMVRATLDGLKNSTTASEVAAKRGLTVEEIFA; this is translated from the coding sequence ATGGCAAAGATTCAAGCAAGAACGCAGAACGAAGGCCCTGAAGACGGTTTGCGCGAGAAGATGATTGCGATCAACCGCGTCACCAAGGTGGTGAAGGGTGGTCGTATCCTCGGTTTCGCAGCACTCACCGTCGTGGGCGATGGCGACGGCCGCGTCGGCATGGGCAAGGGCAAGTCCAAGGAAGTGCCCGCTGCAGTGCAAAAGGCGATGGAAGAAGCCCGCCGCAACCTGGCCAAGATCTCGATCAAGAACGGCACGCTGCATCACCGCGTGACGGGCCATTGGGGCGCTGCCTCGGTGGTCATGATCCCGGCCCCGAAGGGTACCGGCATCATCGCCGGCGGCCCGATGCGCGCCGTGTTCGAAGTCATGGGCATCACCGACATCGTGGCCAAGAGCCATGGTTCGTCGAATCCCTACAACATGGTTCGCGCCACGCTCGACGGGTTGAAGAACTCGACGACCGCGTCCGAAGTGGCTGCCAAGCGTGGCCTGACCGTCGAAGAAATCTTCGCCTGA
- the rplR gene encoding 50S ribosomal protein L18, producing MLTKKAQRLRRSRQTRIRIATQGVARLTVNRTNLHIYATVISDDGTKVIATASTAEAEVRAALGGSGKGGNAAAATAIGKRIAEKAKAAGVEKVAFDRAGFAYHGRVKALADAAREAGLQF from the coding sequence ATGTTGACCAAAAAAGCACAGCGTCTTCGCCGCTCGCGCCAAACCCGCATCCGCATCGCGACGCAGGGCGTGGCCCGCCTGACGGTGAACCGCACCAACCTGCACATCTACGCCACCGTCATCTCCGACGACGGCACCAAGGTGATTGCCACCGCATCGACGGCCGAAGCCGAAGTGCGTGCTGCCCTCGGCGGCTCGGGCAAGGGCGGCAATGCCGCCGCTGCCACGGCCATCGGCAAGCGCATCGCTGAAAAGGCGAAGGCTGCCGGCGTCGAGAAGGTTGCCTTCGACCGCGCTGGTTTCGCGTACCACGGCCGCGTCAAGGCGCTGGCCGACGCTGCCCGCGAAGCCGGCCTGCAGTTCTAA
- the rplF gene encoding 50S ribosomal protein L6 — protein sequence MSRVGKMPITIPAGVDVSIKEDQISVKGTGGTLNLARNALVKVVSNDGKLSFEPANESREANAMSGTIRQLVNNMVVGVTKGFEKKLNLVGVGYKAAASNNKLNLQVGYSHPVNIDMPQGITVATATPTEIVIKGADRQRVGQIAAEIRAVRPPEPYKGKGIRYSDEKIVIKETKKK from the coding sequence ATGTCCCGAGTAGGAAAAATGCCGATCACCATCCCCGCAGGCGTGGATGTGTCGATCAAGGAAGACCAGATCAGCGTCAAGGGTACGGGCGGCACGCTCAACCTGGCACGCAATGCACTGGTCAAGGTCGTCAGCAATGACGGCAAGCTGAGTTTCGAGCCCGCCAACGAGTCGCGTGAAGCGAATGCGATGAGCGGCACGATCCGTCAGCTGGTGAACAACATGGTGGTTGGCGTGACCAAGGGCTTCGAGAAGAAGCTCAACCTGGTCGGCGTCGGCTACAAGGCCGCAGCGTCCAACAACAAGTTGAACCTGCAAGTCGGTTATTCGCACCCGGTCAACATCGACATGCCGCAAGGCATCACGGTGGCCACTGCGACCCCGACCGAAATCGTGATCAAGGGTGCTGACCGTCAGCGCGTTGGTCAAATCGCCGCTGAGATCCGCGCTGTTCGTCCGCCTGAGCCTTACAAGGGCAAGGGCATCCGTTATTCGGACGAGAAGATCGTGATCAAAGAGACCAAGAAGAAGTAA
- the rpsH gene encoding 30S ribosomal protein S8, translated as MSMSDPIADLLTRIRNAQMVAKPTVSIPSSKVKIAISQVLKDEGYIDGFEVKTEGGKSELVITLKYYAGRPVIERIERVSRPGLRVYKASASIPQVQNGLGVAIVTTPQGVMTDRKARATGVGGEVLCYVA; from the coding sequence ATGAGCATGAGCGATCCCATTGCCGACCTGCTGACGCGTATCCGTAACGCGCAGATGGTGGCGAAGCCCACTGTGTCGATCCCGTCTTCCAAGGTGAAGATCGCGATCTCGCAGGTCCTGAAGGACGAGGGCTATATCGACGGTTTCGAGGTCAAGACCGAAGGCGGCAAGTCCGAACTCGTCATTACCCTGAAGTACTACGCTGGCCGTCCGGTCATCGAGCGCATCGAGCGCGTGAGCCGTCCCGGCCTGCGCGTCTACAAGGCCAGTGCTTCCATTCCGCAAGTCCAGAACGGCCTCGGCGTCGCGATCGTCACGACCCCTCAGGGCGTGATGACCGACCGCAAGGCGCGCGCTACCGGTGTCGGTGGCGAAGTGCTGTGCTACGTCGCCTAA
- the rpsN gene encoding 30S ribosomal protein S14: MAKQSLIQRELKRDKLVAKFAAKHAELKAASNDMKKSDEERAAARLGLQKLPRNANPTRQRNRCAITGRPRGTFRQFGLARAKIRELAFAGDIPGVTKASW; this comes from the coding sequence GTGGCTAAACAATCTTTGATCCAACGCGAACTCAAGCGCGACAAGCTGGTTGCCAAGTTCGCTGCGAAGCACGCGGAACTGAAGGCGGCTTCCAACGACATGAAGAAGAGCGACGAAGAGCGCGCAGCTGCCCGCCTGGGCCTGCAAAAGCTTCCTCGCAACGCGAACCCGACCCGCCAGCGCAATCGTTGCGCGATCACCGGTCGTCCGCGTGGCACCTTCCGTCAATTCGGTCTGGCTCGCGCCAAGATCCGTGAACTGGCTTTCGCTGGCGACATCCCCGGTGTCACCAAGGCCAGCTGGTAA
- the rplE gene encoding 50S ribosomal protein L5, producing the protein MARLQQHYREKIAKDLTEKFGYKSPMQVPRLTKITLNMGVGEAVADKKVLDNAVADLTKIAGQKPVVTKSKKAIAGFKIRENQPIGCMVTLRGVQMYEFLDRFVTIALPRVRDFRGISGRAFDGRGNYNIGVKEQIIFPEIEYDKVDALRGLNISITTTAKSDEEAKALLAGFRFPFKN; encoded by the coding sequence ATGGCACGTCTCCAACAACACTATCGCGAAAAGATCGCGAAAGACCTGACGGAAAAGTTCGGCTACAAGTCGCCGATGCAGGTCCCCCGCCTCACCAAGATCACGCTCAACATGGGCGTGGGCGAAGCTGTCGCCGACAAGAAGGTCCTGGACAACGCAGTTGCCGACCTGACCAAGATCGCCGGCCAGAAGCCCGTGGTCACCAAGTCGAAGAAGGCCATCGCCGGTTTCAAGATCCGCGAAAACCAGCCCATCGGCTGCATGGTCACGCTGCGTGGCGTGCAGATGTATGAGTTCCTGGACCGTTTCGTGACCATCGCGCTGCCGCGTGTTCGCGACTTCCGCGGCATCTCCGGCCGTGCGTTCGACGGCCGTGGCAACTACAACATCGGCGTCAAGGAACAGATCATTTTCCCCGAGATCGAATACGACAAGGTCGATGCCCTGCGCGGTCTCAATATCAGCATCACGACGACGGCCAAGTCCGACGAAGAAGCCAAGGCGCTTCTCGCTGGTTTCCGTTTCCCGTTCAAGAACTGA
- the rplX gene encoding 50S ribosomal protein L24 codes for MNKIRKGDQVIVLAGRDKGKRGTVSLRKDDSHLVVEGVNIVKKHAKPNPLKGTTGGIVEKTMPIHQSNVAIFNAATGKADRVGIKITQGADGKRVAVRVFKSSGDEIKFA; via the coding sequence ATGAACAAGATTCGCAAAGGCGACCAGGTCATCGTGTTGGCCGGGCGCGACAAAGGCAAGCGCGGCACCGTCTCGCTGCGCAAGGACGATTCGCACCTCGTCGTCGAGGGCGTGAACATCGTCAAGAAGCACGCCAAGCCGAACCCCCTCAAGGGTACGACCGGCGGCATCGTCGAAAAGACCATGCCCATCCACCAATCCAACGTGGCGATCTTCAATGCCGCGACCGGCAAGGCCGATCGCGTGGGCATCAAGATCACCCAGGGTGCTGACGGCAAGCGCGTGGCTGTTCGCGTCTTCAAGTCCAGCGGCGACGAAATCAAGTTCGCCTAA
- the rplN gene encoding 50S ribosomal protein L14, which produces MIQTESRLEVADNTGAKSVLCIKVLGGSKRRYASVGDVIKVSIKEAAPRGRVKKGEIYSAVVVRTAKGIRRADGSLVKFDGNAAVLLNAKLEPIGTRIFGPVTRELRTEKFMKIVSLAPEVL; this is translated from the coding sequence ATGATCCAAACTGAATCCCGGCTCGAAGTGGCCGACAACACGGGCGCGAAATCCGTCCTGTGTATCAAGGTGCTCGGTGGCTCCAAGCGGCGTTATGCCAGCGTGGGCGACGTCATCAAGGTGAGCATCAAGGAAGCCGCTCCGCGTGGTCGCGTCAAGAAGGGCGAGATCTACAGCGCAGTGGTGGTTCGCACCGCCAAGGGCATCCGTCGCGCCGACGGTTCGCTCGTCAAATTCGATGGCAACGCAGCCGTGTTGCTCAACGCCAAGCTGGAGCCGATCGGCACCCGCATCTTCGGACCGGTGACGCGCGAGCTGCGCACCGAAAAGTTCATGAAGATCGTGTCGCTGGCCCCCGAAGTTCTCTAA
- a CDS encoding esterase-like activity of phytase family protein, translating to MRRRLLAGTAAIAAGLGGGGLGGCSSSPAIPPVSPGRLRRLAEAHWPHRLNIQGTTAGGLSGIDYDAERSEYLLLSDDRSDLNPARFYVAQWAAPWMQPPEPKNVVQLQRPGGGPWPARRRAEAGTPVPDPESLRLRPGAGTLLWTSEGDVGRGFGPALYESARDGRLLREFALPAMFNPDSAQRRGPRDNLGFEGLALTPDGRHAWLAMENALIQDGPVPTTRAPGGPCRLTRVDLETGRATRQIAYVPDAIPLRPLIPGSHADNGISEVLMLDADRMLVLERAYATGAGNSLRLYEIDTRDASDVLEADALAPGNHRAAAKTLIADLASLGLSRLDNTEGMCWGPPLPDAKRMLVVVSDDNFNPLQTTQFAAFEYTDRP from the coding sequence ATGCGCCGCCGGCTGCTCGCCGGCACGGCCGCCATTGCGGCGGGCCTTGGAGGAGGGGGATTGGGTGGCTGCAGCAGCAGCCCGGCCATTCCACCGGTGTCGCCGGGACGGCTGCGCCGCCTTGCCGAGGCGCACTGGCCGCACCGGCTGAATATACAGGGCACCACGGCTGGCGGCCTTTCCGGCATCGACTACGATGCAGAAAGAAGTGAGTACCTGCTGCTCAGCGATGACCGATCGGACCTGAATCCCGCCCGTTTCTATGTGGCCCAATGGGCCGCCCCCTGGATGCAACCGCCTGAACCGAAGAATGTCGTGCAGCTGCAACGTCCCGGAGGCGGCCCGTGGCCCGCACGGCGCCGCGCCGAGGCCGGCACTCCGGTTCCGGACCCCGAATCGCTGCGCCTGCGCCCAGGCGCCGGAACCCTGCTCTGGACCAGCGAAGGCGACGTGGGGCGGGGATTCGGCCCGGCCTTGTACGAGTCGGCGCGCGACGGCCGCCTGCTGCGCGAGTTCGCGCTGCCGGCCATGTTCAACCCCGATTCGGCGCAGCGCCGCGGCCCGCGCGACAACCTGGGCTTCGAGGGCCTGGCGCTGACGCCCGACGGCCGCCACGCCTGGCTCGCGATGGAAAACGCGCTGATCCAGGACGGCCCGGTGCCCACCACGCGTGCGCCGGGCGGCCCGTGCCGGCTGACCCGGGTCGATCTGGAGACCGGCCGCGCCACCCGCCAGATTGCCTATGTTCCCGATGCGATCCCGCTGCGGCCGCTGATTCCCGGCAGCCATGCCGACAACGGCATCAGCGAGGTCCTGATGCTCGACGCCGACCGCATGCTGGTGCTGGAGCGCGCCTATGCCACCGGCGCCGGAAACTCGCTGCGCCTCTACGAGATCGATACCCGCGACGCGTCCGACGTGCTGGAGGCGGACGCGCTCGCCCCGGGCAACCACCGCGCCGCGGCGAAGACCCTGATCGCCGACCTCGCCTCGCTCGGCCTTTCGCGCCTCGACAACACCGAAGGCATGTGCTGGGGACCGCCGCTGCCGGACGCCAAGCGCATGCTGGTGGTGGTGAGCGACGACAATTTCAACCCGCTGCAGACAACCCAGTTCGCAGCATTCGAATACACCGACCGACCATGA